From Nematostella vectensis chromosome 14, jaNemVect1.1, whole genome shotgun sequence, a single genomic window includes:
- the LOC125559761 gene encoding uncharacterized protein LOC125559761 produces the protein MSQNNRRTCGSKFTGCPKASKIRQFESALDYAHRAIRSLNKDVRKLGIENDVLRSGLQDENRVLTEEQRNVELLLKKQVNKIIRLNAHSAQSSHPTIILLNFFCAILNNTAKNKTGRKSGSSQAILL, from the exons ATGTCGCAAAACAACCGGAGGACATGTGGATCCAAGTTCACCGGATGCCCGAAAG CCTCAAAGATCCGGCAGTTT GAATCGGCTCTGGATTATGCCCACCGTGCTATTCGAAGCTTGAACAAAGATGTCAGAAAACTTGGG ATCGAGAATGATGTCCTCAGATCAGGTCTACAGGACGAAAATCG GGTCCTAACGGAAGAGCAAAGAAATGTAGAACTCCTTCTCAAAAAGcaggtaaataaaataattagatTAAATGCGCACAGTGCACAATCATCCCACCCAACCATCATTcttctcaattttttttgcgcGATATTAAACAACACggcgaaaaataaaacaggacgGAAAAGTGGGAGTAGTCAAGCAATTTTATTATAA
- the LOC125559760 gene encoding uncharacterized protein LOC125559760, whose protein sequence is MSQNNRRTCGSKFTGCPKASKIRQFESALDYAHRAIRSLNKDVRKLGIENDVLRSGLQDENRVLTEEQRNAELLLKKQVNKIIRLNAHSAQSSHPTIILLNFFCAILNNTAKNKTGRKSGSSQAILL, encoded by the exons ATGTCGCAAAACAACCGGAGGACATGTGGATCCAAGTTCACCGGATGCCCGAAAG CCTCAAAGATCCGGCAGTTT GAATCGGCTCTGGATTATGCCCACCGTGCTATTCGAAGCTTGAACAAAGATGTCAGAAAACTTGGG ATCGAGAATGATGTCCTCAGATCAGGTCTACAGGACGAAAATCG gGTCCTAACGGAAGAGCAAAGAAATGCAGAACTCCTTCTCAAAAAGcaggtaaataaaataattagatTGAATGCGCACAGTGCACAATCATCCCACCCAACCATCATTcttctcaattttttttgcgcGATATTAAACAACACggcgaaaaataaaacaggacgGAAAAGTGGGAGTAGTCAAGCAATTTTATTATAA
- the LOC116603899 gene encoding uncharacterized protein LOC116603899, translated as MSQNNRRTSGSKFTGCPKASKIRQLESALDYAHRAIRSLNKDLRNLGIENDVLRSGLQDGNRVLAEEQRNAELLLKKQVNKIIRLNAHSAQSSHPTIILLIFFFARY; from the exons ATGTCGCAAAACAACCGGAGGACAAGTGGATCCAAGTTCACCGGATGCCCGAAAG CCTCAAAGATCCGGCAGTTG GAATCGGCTCTGGATTATGCCCACCGTGCTATTCGAAGCTTGAACAAAGATCTCAGAAATCTTGGG ATCGAGAATGATGTCCTCAGATCAGGTCTACAGGACGGAAACCG gGTCCTAGCGGAAGAGCAAAGAAATGCAGAACTCCTACTCAAAAAGcaggtaaataaaataattagatTAAATGCGCACAGTGCACAATCATCCCACCCAACCATCattcttctcatttttttttttgcgcgaTATTAA
- the LOC116619056 gene encoding uncharacterized protein LOC116619056, with translation MRTDEGRKKAKLQELKLQKVFIQHLLNAVLEKVLATSAPALAERKEKDLGSSCGKLQEEREAFVSQIAEQTKSNAAKDALLAELKRQIGQTKTRPHCTAESQTCSPSTKSIGSECTTECAEADVQATSEVTVVSVETQTDAVPKRHQNRAVRAWQSFCGQVRNLHNRLIHGTEAF, from the exons ATGCGCACA GATGAAGGCAGGAAGAAGGCCAAGCTGCAAGAGCT AAAGTTGCAGAAAGTATTCATACAGCATCTACTGAATGCCGTGTTAGAAAAG GTCTTGGCTACATCAGCCCCAGCACTTGCCGAAAG aaaggAGAAAGACCTCGGGTCATCCTGTGGCAAGCTGCAGGAAGAAAGG GAGGCATTTGTTTCACAAATTGCAGAGCAAACGAAGAGCAATGCCGCAAAAGATGC CCTACTCGCGGAGCTTAAGAGGCAAATTGGGCAGACAAAGACTCGTCCACAC TGCACCGCCGAGAGCCAGACTTGCTCTCCATCTACAAAAAGCATAGGGAGTGAATGTACTACTGAATGCGCCGAGGCTGATGTCCAGGCCACTAGTGAAGTGACAGTGGTGTCAGTTGAGACACAAACGGATGCAGTGCCAAAG AGGCACCAAAACCGTGCAGTGCGCGCCTGGCAGAGTTTCTGTGGCCAGGTACGTAACCTGCACAACCGCCTCATCCATGGAACAGAGGCATTCTAA
- the LOC116605474 gene encoding uncharacterized protein LOC116605474, whose product MSQNNRRTSGSKFTGCPKASKIRQLESALDYAHRAIRSLNKELRKLGIENDVLRSGLQDENRVLPGRKLYFPTIDTFVFSFRKLQKVFIQHLLNAVLEKVLATSAPALAERKEKDLGSSCGKLQEEREAFVSQIAEQTKSNAAKDALLAELKRHIRQTKTRPHCTAESQTCSPSTESIGTECNTECAEADVQATSEVTVVSVETQTDAVPKRHQNRAVRAWQSFCGQVRNLHNRLIHGTEAF is encoded by the exons ATGTCGCAAAACAACCGGAGGACAAGTGGATCCAAGTTCACCGGATGCCCGAAAG CCTCAAAGATCCGGCAGTTG GAATCGGCTCTGGATTATGCCCACCGTGCTATTCGAAGCTTGAACAAAGAGCTCAGAAAACTTGGG ATCGAGAATGATGTCCTCAGATCAGGTCTACAGGACGAAAATCG AGTTCTCCCCGGTAGAAAGTTATATTTTCCAACTATCGATACGTTTGTATTTTCCTTCAGGAAGTTGCAGAAAGTATTCATACAGCATCTACTGAATGCCGTGTTAGAAAAG GTCTTGGCTACATCAGCCCCAGCACTTGCCGAAAG aaaggAGAAAGACCTCGGGTCATCCTGTGGCAAGCTGCAGGAAGAAAGG GAGGCATTTGTTTCACAAATTGCAGAGCAAACGAAGAGCAATGCCGCAAAAGATGC CCTACTCGCGGAGCTTAAGAGGCACATTCGGCAGACAAAGACTCGTCCACAC TGCACCGCCGAGAGCCAGACTTGCTCTCCATCTACAGAAAGCATAGGGACTGAATGCAATACTGAATGCGCCGAGGCTGATGTCCAGGCCACTAGTGAAGTGACAGTGGTGTCAGTTGAGACACAAACGGATGCAGTGCCAAAG AGGCACCAAAACCGTGCAGTGCGTGCCTGGCAGAGTTTCTGTGGCCAGGTACGCAACCTGCACAACCGCCTCATCCATGGAACGGAGGCATTCTAA
- the LOC116616333 gene encoding uncharacterized protein LOC116616333: MKAGRRPSCKSCECFFRVLPRRKKLQKVFIQHLLNAVLEKVLATSAPALAERKEKDLGSSCGKLQEEREAFVSQIAEQTKSNAAKDALLAELKRQIGQTKTRPHCTAESQTCSPSTKSIGSECTTECAEADVQATSEVTVVSVETQTDAVPKRHQNRAVRAWQSFCGQVRNLHNRLIHGTEAF; encoded by the exons ATGAAGGCAGGAAGAAGGCCAAGCTGCAAGAGCTGTGAGTGTTTTTTTAGAGTTCTCCCCCGTAGAAA AAAGTTGCAGAAAGTATTCATACAGCATCTACTGAATGCCGTGTTAGAAAAG GTCTTGGCTACATCAGCCCCAGCACTTGCCGAAAG aaaggAGAAAGACCTCGGGTCATCCTGTGGCAAGCTGCAGGAAGAAAGG GAGGCATTTGTTTCACAAATTGCAGAGCAAACGAAGAGCAATGCCGCAAAAGATGC CCTACTCGCGGAGCTTAAGAGGCAAATTGGGCAGACAAAGACTCGTCCACAC TGCACCGCCGAGAGCCAGACTTGCTCTCCATCTACAAAAAGCATAGGGAGTGAATGTACTACTGAATGCGCCGAGGCTGATGTCCAGGCCACTAGTGAAGTGACAGTGGTGTCAGTTGAGACACAAACGGATGCAGTGCCAAAG AGGCACCAAAACCGTGCAGTGCGCGCCTGGCAGAGTTTCTGTGGCCAGGTACGTAACCTGCACAACCGCCTCATCCATGGAACAGAGGCATTCTAA
- the LOC116607004 gene encoding uncharacterized protein LOC116607004 produces the protein MSQNNRRTSGSKFTGCPKASKIRQLESALDYAHRAIRSLNKDLRKLGIENDVLRSGLQDENRVLTEEQRNAELLLKKQDEGRKKAKLQELKLQKVFIQHLLNAVLEKVLATSAPALAERKEKDLGSSCGKLQEERV, from the exons ATGTCGCAAAACAACCGGAGGACAAGTGGATCCAAGTTCACCGGATGCCCGAAAG CCTCAAAGATCCGGCAGTTG GAATCGGCTCTGGATTATGCCCACCGTGCTATTCGAAGCTTGAACAAAGATCTCAGAAAACTTGGG ATCGAGAATGATGTCCTCAGATCAGGTCTACAGGACGAAAATCG gGTCCTAACGGAAGAGCAAAGAAATGCAGAACTCCTTCTCAAAAAGcag GATGAAGGCAGGAAGAAGGCCAAGTTGCAAGAGCT GAAGTTGCAGAAAGTATTCATACAGCATCTACTGAATGCCGTGTTAGAAAAG GTCTTGGCTACATCAGCCCCAGCACTTGCCGAAAG aaaggAGAAAGACCTCGGGTCATCCTGTGGCAAGCTGCAGGAAGAAAgggtataa
- the LOC116601136 gene encoding uncharacterized protein LOC116601136 — MSQNNRRTSGSKFTGCPKASKIRQLESALDYAHRAIRSLNKDLRKLGIENDVLRSGLQDENRVLTEEQRNAELLFKKQDEGRKKAKLQELKLQKVFIQHLLNAVLEKVLATSAPALAER, encoded by the exons ATGTCGCAAAACAACCGGAGGACAAGTGGATCCAAGTTTACCGGATGCCCGAAAG CCTCAAAGATCCGGCAGTTG GAATCGGCTCTGGATTATGCCCACCGTGCTATTCGAAGCTTGAACAAAGATCTCAGAAAACTTGGG ATCGAGAATGATGTCCTCAGATCAGGTCTACAGGACGAAAATCG gGTCCTAACGGAAGAGCAAAGAAATGCAGAACTCCTTTTCAAAAAGcag GATGAAGGCAGGAAGAAGGCCAAGCTGCAAGAGCT GAAGTTGCAGAAAGTATTCATACAGCATCTACTGAATGCCGTGTTAGAAAAG GTCTTGGCTACATCAGCCCCAGCACTTGCCGAAAGGTAG
- the LOC116616332 gene encoding uncharacterized protein LOC116616332: MKAGRRPSCKSCECFFRVLPRRKKLQKVFIQHLLNAVLEKVLATSAPALAERKEKDLGSSCGKLQEEREAFVSQIAEQTKSNAAKDALLAELKRQIGQTKTRPHCTAESQTCSPSTKSIGSECTTECAEADVQATSEVTVVSVETQTDAVPKRHQNRAVRTWQSFCGQVRNLHNRLIHGTEAF, translated from the exons ATGAAGGCAGGAAGAAGGCCAAGCTGCAAGAGCTGTGAGTGTTTTTTTAGAGTTCTCCCCCGTAGAAA AAAGTTGCAGAAAGTATTCATACAGCATCTACTGAATGCCGTGTTAGAAAAG GTCTTGGCTACATCAGCCCCAGCACTTGCCGAAAG aaaggAGAAAGACCTCGGGTCATCCTGTGGCAAGCTGCAGGAAGAAAGG GAGGCATTTGTTTCACAAATTGCAGAGCAAACGAAGAGCAATGCCGCAAAAGATGC CCTACTCGCGGAGCTTAAGAGGCAAATTGGGCAGACAAAGACTCGTCCACAC TGCACCGCCGAGAGCCAGACTTGCTCTCCATCTACAAAAAGCATAGGGAGTGAATGTACTACTGAATGCGCCGAGGCTGATGTCCAGGCCACTAGTGAAGTGACAGTGGTGTCAGTTGAGACACAAACGGATGCAGTGCCAAAG AGGCACCAAAACCGTGCAGTGCGCACCTGGCAGAGTTTCTGTGGCCAGGTACGTAACCTGCACAACCGCCTCATCCATGGAACAGAGGCATTCTAA
- the LOC5501048 gene encoding uncharacterized protein LOC5501048 isoform X1 produces MLQNNRRTSKSKFTGCPKASKIRQLESALDYAHRAIRSLNKDLRKLGIENDVLRSGLQDENRVLTEEQRNAELLLKKQDEGRKKAKLQELKLQKVFIQHLLNAVLEKVLATSAPALAERKEKDLGSSCGKLQEEREAFVSQIAEQTKSNAAKDALLAELKRQIGQTKTRPHCTAESQTCSPSIKSIGSECTSECAEADVQATSEVTVVSVETQTDAVPKRHQNRAVRAWQSFCGQVRNLHNRLIHGTEAF; encoded by the exons ATGTTGCAAAACAACCGGAGGACAAGTAAATCCAAGTTCACCGGATGCCCGAAAG CCTCAAAGATCCGGCAGTTG GAATCGGCTCTGGATTATGCCCACCGTGCTATTCGAAGCTTGAACAAAGATCTCAGAAAACTTGGG ATCGAGAATGATGTCCTCAGATCAGGTCTACAGGACGAAAATCG gGTCCTAACGGAAGAGCAAAGAAATGCAGAACTCCTTCTCAAAAAGcag GATGAAGGCAGGAAGAAGGCCAAGCTGCAAGAGCT GAAGTTGCAGAAAGTATTCATACAGCATCTACTGAATGCCGTGTTAGAAAAG GTCTTGGCTACATCAGCCCCAGCACTTGCCGAAAG aaaggAGAAAGACCTCGGGTCATCCTGTGGCAAGCTGCAGGAAGAAAGG GAGGCATTTGTTTCACAAATTGCAGAGCAAACGAAGAGCAATGCCGCAAAAGATGC CCTACTCGCGGAGCTTAAAAGGCAAATTGGGCAGACAAAGACTCGTCCACAC TGCACCGCCGAGAGCCAGACTTGCTCTCCATCTATAAAAAGCATAGGGAGTGAATGCACTTCTGAATGCGCCGAGGCTGATGTCCAGGCCACTAGTGAAGTGACAGTGGTGTCAGTTGAGACACAAACGGATGCAGTGCCAAAG AGGCACCAAAACCGTGCAGTGCGCGCCTGGCAGAGTTTCTGTGGCCAGGTACGTAACCTGCACAACCGCCTCATCCATGGAACAGAGGCATTCTAA
- the LOC5501048 gene encoding uncharacterized protein LOC5501048 isoform X2, translating to MLQNNRRTSKSKFTGCPKASKIRQLESALDYAHRAIRSLNKDLRKLGIENDVLRSGLQDENRVLTEEQRNAELLLKKQDEGRKKAKLQELKLQKVFIQHLLNAVLEKVLATSAPALAERKEKDLGSSCGKLQEEREAFVSQIAEQTKSNAAKDALLAELKRQIGQTKTRPHCTAESQTCSPSTESIGTECNTECAEADVQATSEVTVVSVETQTDAVPKRHQNRAVRAWQSFCGQVRNLHNRLIHGTEAF from the exons ATGTTGCAAAACAACCGGAGGACAAGTAAATCCAAGTTCACCGGATGCCCGAAAG CCTCAAAGATCCGGCAGTTG GAATCGGCTCTGGATTATGCCCACCGTGCTATTCGAAGCTTGAACAAAGATCTCAGAAAACTTGGG ATCGAGAATGATGTCCTCAGATCAGGTCTACAGGACGAAAATCG gGTCCTAACGGAAGAGCAAAGAAATGCAGAACTCCTTCTCAAAAAGcag GATGAAGGCAGGAAGAAGGCCAAGCTGCAAGAGCT GAAGTTGCAGAAAGTATTCATACAGCATCTACTGAATGCCGTGTTAGAAAAG GTCTTGGCTACATCAGCCCCAGCACTTGCCGAAAG aaaggAGAAAGACCTCGGGTCATCCTGTGGCAAGCTGCAGGAAGAAAGG GAGGCATTTGTTTCACAAATTGCAGAGCAAACGAAGAGCAATGCCGCAAAAGATGC CCTACTCGCGGAGCTTAAGAGGCAAATTGGGCAGACAAAGACTCGTCCACAC TGCACCGCCGAGAGCCAGACTTGCTCTCCATCTACAGAAAGCATAGGGACTGAATGCAATACTGAATGCGCCGAGGCTGATGTCCAGGCCACTAGTGAAGTGACAGTGGTGTCAGTTGAGACACAAACGGATGCAGTGCCAAAG AGGCACCAAAACCGTGCAGTGCGCGCCTGGCAGAGTTTCTGTGGCCAGGTACGTAACCTGCACAACCGCCTCATCCATGGAACAGAGGCATTCTAA